A section of the Leptotrichia buccalis C-1013-b genome encodes:
- a CDS encoding DNA-3-methyladenine glycosylase yields MKRQKIKEFFKQDTILLAKNLLGKLILIKKDGKILGGYIVETEAYLGTEDKACHSFEGKRTPKIKALFGEAGTVYIYTMHTHKMLNIVSCEKGNPQAVLIRGIEPVINVEKMIENRGKEGVLVSNGPGKLTKAMGISDGFNMSEIYEIKKNLEKELGKLNYNIENMRENTLYIDFENSKVPKQIKISERIGIPNKGIWTEKELRYFVAGNKYVSGMKKAEYNDNCWK; encoded by the coding sequence ATGAAAAGACAAAAAATAAAAGAATTTTTTAAGCAAGATACAATTTTACTTGCAAAAAATTTACTTGGGAAATTGATATTAATTAAAAAAGATGGAAAAATACTAGGAGGCTATATTGTGGAAACGGAAGCGTATTTAGGAACTGAAGATAAAGCTTGTCATAGTTTTGAGGGGAAAAGAACACCTAAAATTAAGGCTTTATTTGGAGAAGCAGGAACAGTTTATATCTATACAATGCACACTCATAAAATGCTAAATATTGTCAGTTGTGAAAAAGGTAATCCGCAAGCAGTGCTAATTAGAGGAATCGAGCCTGTAATTAATGTTGAAAAAATGATAGAAAATAGAGGAAAAGAAGGTGTTCTAGTAAGCAATGGACCAGGAAAATTGACAAAAGCTATGGGGATTAGTGACGGATTTAATATGAGCGAAATTTATGAAATCAAGAAAAATTTGGAAAAAGAATTGGGAAAATTAAACTACAATATTGAAAATATGAGAGAAAATACACTTTATATTGATTTTGAGAATAGTAAAGTTCCAAAACAGATTAAAATTTCAGAACGAATAGGTATTCCAAATAAAGGGATTTGGACAGAAAAGGAACTGAGGTATTTTGTAGCTGGAAACAAATATGTTTCGGGAATGAAAAAAGCAGAATATAATGATAATTGCTGGAAATAA
- a CDS encoding NUDIX hydrolase N-terminal domain-containing protein, producing MRNEETKDKKQEEEKWLNWAIELQSLAQAGLAYGKDKFDIERFERIREISAEMMAHKTDISVEKVKNLFCNEVGYQTPKIDTRAAIFENDKILLVQESNGKWALPGGWADVHLSVKENVLKEVKEEAGIEASAEMIIALLDVTKNQGKEIPYGITKIFVLCKYVSGNFEKNIETIDSQYFGIDELPELATNKTTAEQIKMCFEANENRNNWKVIFD from the coding sequence ATGAGAAATGAAGAAACAAAAGATAAGAAACAGGAAGAAGAAAAGTGGCTAAACTGGGCAATTGAACTGCAAAGTCTGGCTCAGGCGGGACTGGCTTATGGCAAGGATAAGTTTGATATTGAGCGATTTGAGAGAATAAGGGAGATTTCGGCGGAAATGATGGCTCATAAGACTGATATTTCAGTAGAAAAGGTAAAAAATTTGTTTTGCAATGAAGTTGGGTATCAGACTCCTAAGATTGATACTAGAGCTGCAATTTTTGAAAATGATAAAATTTTACTTGTTCAAGAAAGTAATGGAAAGTGGGCATTGCCAGGCGGATGGGCAGATGTACATCTTTCAGTTAAGGAAAATGTATTAAAGGAAGTTAAGGAGGAAGCTGGGATTGAAGCTAGTGCAGAAATGATTATAGCTTTGCTGGATGTAACGAAAAATCAGGGTAAGGAAATACCATATGGCATAACAAAAATTTTTGTATTATGTAAGTATGTAAGTGGAAACTTTGAGAAAAATATAGAAACAATTGACAGCCAATATTTTGGAATAGATGAATTGCCAGAGCTTGCAACTAATAAAACTACCGCTGAACAGATAAAGATGTGCTTTGAGGCAAATGAGAATAGGAATAATTGGAAAGTTATTTTTGATTAG
- the ftsH gene encoding ATP-dependent zinc metalloprotease FtsH, which produces MADRDKNDIRKRLEELRKDNNRRNNRQDNGNRSPFSGFLFFIFVILLFTFTLLFHRDIQTYFQEKREISYTEFVSKTQKGDFSEINEKDDKLISQVKENGKDVLYYTKKITDRVGDEPNIISAIGQKKVKLNSLQPSGGGFFLLLLGQFLPMIIMIGLMVYLAKKMVGGSQGGGPGNIFGFGKSRVNKIDKKPDVKFDDVAGVDGAKEELREVVDFLKNPEKYTKAGARVPKGVLLLGRPGTGKTLLAKAVAGESGASFFSISGSEFVEMFVGVGASRVRDLFEKAKESSPSIIFIDEIDAIGRRRSVGKNSGSNDEREQTLNQLLVEMDGFETDTKVIVLAATNREDVLDPALLRAGRFDRRVTVDAPDLQGRIAILKVHSRNKKLARDVKLEDIAKITPGFVGADLANLLNEAAILAARRASDTIKMADLDEAVDKIGMGLGQKGKIIKPEEKKLLAYHEAGHAIMTELTPGADPVHKVTIIPRGDAGGFMMPLPEEKLVTTSRQMLAEIKVLFGGRAAEEIGLEDVSTGAYSDIKRATKVARAYVESVGMSKKLGPINFENSDDEYSFTPNKSDETVREIDLEIRKILTEEYFNTLNTLQDNWEKLEQVVELLLKKETITGDEVRRIIAGEKAEDILKGTEVKEESIQKGSEGIVQTSENSIEESQENKTVEAEVHDSNLKSDTEKLAEAVREITGETGGVLEPTEKNDFDKDSDDNEKNDDDNENSDDSSKNDSDSDDENENSDNKSEKNKKRKSNFKLPSFME; this is translated from the coding sequence ATGGCAGATAGAGATAAAAATGACATTAGAAAACGGCTGGAAGAACTGCGAAAAGATAACAATAGAAGAAATAATAGACAAGATAATGGTAATAGATCTCCATTTTCAGGATTTTTATTTTTTATTTTTGTAATTCTATTATTCACTTTTACATTGTTATTCCACCGTGATATACAGACGTATTTTCAGGAAAAAAGGGAAATTTCTTACACTGAATTTGTAAGCAAGACACAAAAAGGGGATTTTTCTGAAATTAATGAAAAAGATGATAAGTTAATTTCGCAAGTAAAAGAAAATGGAAAAGACGTTCTATATTATACTAAAAAAATAACAGATCGTGTTGGAGATGAACCAAATATAATTAGTGCAATTGGACAAAAGAAAGTAAAATTAAATTCATTGCAGCCATCAGGTGGAGGATTCTTTCTTTTACTTTTAGGACAGTTTTTACCAATGATTATTATGATTGGTCTTATGGTTTATTTAGCTAAAAAAATGGTAGGTGGCTCGCAAGGTGGAGGGCCAGGAAATATTTTTGGCTTTGGAAAATCTAGAGTTAATAAAATTGACAAAAAGCCAGATGTTAAGTTTGATGATGTAGCTGGTGTTGATGGAGCAAAAGAAGAATTGCGTGAAGTTGTAGATTTCTTGAAAAATCCAGAAAAATATACAAAAGCTGGAGCTAGAGTGCCAAAAGGTGTACTTTTATTAGGAAGACCAGGAACTGGTAAGACATTGCTTGCAAAAGCGGTAGCTGGAGAGTCAGGAGCATCATTCTTTAGTATTTCAGGTTCAGAGTTTGTAGAAATGTTTGTTGGAGTTGGAGCTTCACGTGTAAGAGATTTATTTGAAAAAGCAAAAGAATCAAGCCCATCAATTATTTTTATAGACGAAATTGATGCTATTGGAAGAAGAAGAAGTGTTGGAAAAAACAGCGGAAGTAATGATGAAAGAGAACAAACTCTAAATCAGCTGCTAGTTGAAATGGACGGTTTTGAAACAGATACAAAAGTTATTGTACTTGCAGCAACGAATAGGGAAGACGTATTAGATCCGGCATTATTGCGTGCAGGACGTTTTGATAGACGTGTGACTGTTGATGCGCCTGATTTACAAGGACGTATTGCAATATTAAAAGTTCATTCAAGAAACAAAAAATTGGCAAGAGATGTTAAATTAGAAGATATAGCTAAGATAACTCCAGGATTTGTTGGAGCCGATTTGGCAAATTTATTAAATGAAGCGGCAATTTTGGCGGCAAGAAGAGCTAGTGATACAATAAAAATGGCTGATTTGGATGAGGCTGTGGATAAAATTGGAATGGGACTTGGGCAAAAAGGTAAAATTATTAAACCTGAAGAGAAAAAACTGCTGGCGTATCATGAAGCTGGACATGCGATAATGACTGAACTAACACCAGGAGCTGACCCTGTTCATAAAGTTACAATAATTCCTAGAGGGGATGCAGGTGGATTTATGATGCCGCTTCCAGAAGAAAAATTGGTAACTACAAGTAGACAAATGCTAGCTGAAATAAAAGTATTATTTGGTGGACGTGCGGCAGAAGAAATTGGACTGGAAGATGTAAGTACAGGTGCATATTCTGATATAAAACGTGCCACAAAAGTTGCAAGAGCTTATGTTGAAAGTGTTGGTATGAGTAAAAAATTAGGACCAATTAATTTTGAAAATTCAGATGATGAATATTCATTTACACCAAACAAAAGTGACGAAACAGTTCGTGAAATTGATTTGGAAATAAGAAAGATTTTGACAGAAGAGTATTTTAACACTTTGAATACATTACAGGATAATTGGGAAAAACTTGAACAGGTTGTTGAATTATTATTAAAGAAAGAAACTATTACTGGAGATGAAGTTAGAAGAATTATAGCTGGAGAAAAAGCTGAAGATATTTTGAAAGGAACTGAAGTAAAAGAAGAAAGTATTCAAAAAGGCTCAGAAGGAATAGTACAAACATCTGAAAATTCAATAGAAGAATCTCAAGAGAATAAAACAGTAGAAGCCGAAGTACATGATTCAAACTTAAAAAGTGATACTGAAAAATTAGCAGAAGCAGTTAGAGAAATTACTGGTGAAACTGGTGGAGTATTGGAACCAACTGAAAAAAATGATTTTGATAAAGATTCAGATGATAATGAAAAAAATGATGACGATAATGAGAATTCAGATGATTCTTCTAAAAATGATAGTGATTCAGATGATGAAAATGAAAATTCAGATAATAAATCTGAAAAAAATAAAAAAAGAAAGAGTAATTTTAAATTACCTAGTTTTATGGAATAA
- a CDS encoding lysozyme inhibitor LprI family protein: protein MKKLMLVVLMLLIGVIGCSKSSEKKLSGEKIDDKQTISNISENNVQNQESNENYETSLKKRIEDIQKEVQPGLDSGVTADMNNAVSKQEELLEAEMKKVYGLLEAKLSDSEKAKLKKEQEDWKKEVEKNVDEATKEVEGGTISGVMGGNAWVTKTEERALELAKRYDQLNNK from the coding sequence ATGAAAAAATTAATGTTAGTAGTGCTGATGTTGCTAATTGGGGTTATTGGATGTTCAAAATCTTCAGAAAAAAAATTATCTGGGGAAAAAATTGATGATAAACAGACGATTTCCAATATTTCTGAAAATAATGTACAAAATCAGGAAAGTAATGAAAATTATGAAACAAGTCTGAAAAAAAGAATAGAGGATATTCAGAAAGAAGTTCAGCCAGGGTTGGATAGCGGTGTAACAGCAGATATGAATAATGCGGTTTCAAAACAGGAAGAACTTTTGGAAGCAGAAATGAAAAAAGTTTATGGATTGCTTGAAGCAAAATTATCTGATAGTGAAAAGGCAAAATTGAAAAAAGAGCAGGAAGATTGGAAGAAAGAAGTAGAAAAGAATGTCGATGAAGCTACCAAAGAAGTAGAAGGCGGAACAATATCAGGAGTTATGGGAGGAAATGCTTGGGTAACTAAAACAGAGGAAAGAGCTTTGGAACTTGCAAAAAGATATGATCAGTTAAATAATAAATAA
- a CDS encoding tetratricopeptide repeat protein, translating into MNKKKVAVLTVIIGALSYAAYQTGKSKVNQKNQRAVEVNLTSSVKDNGKFDYYSENEIRNELQKAGVNKKSIEAFLSANKMALNADIPLKQKKEIFMKALEEDGNNYLAIAALGKIAYAQDDRSTAISYYKKSIETNPKFQKGYENLIRRYRDYEDYENLKITAEQLIKLYPENPVSYDGLYHYFKYKKDYKKAIEVGKKAIELYLRGEPKYYNYEFITTDLIHRIAKDLGQKPEETELTNDYEGRNFQLYILDAYIEQGNDKETFDYFFSNYQKFKDNIKYMGDMDYEYKEWIDEYIDSLKKINDKYKNKDKKFYEENLKKFKALK; encoded by the coding sequence ATGAACAAGAAGAAAGTAGCAGTATTAACAGTAATAATTGGGGCATTATCGTATGCAGCTTATCAAACTGGAAAAAGCAAAGTTAATCAAAAAAATCAAAGAGCAGTTGAAGTTAATCTTACATCGTCTGTTAAAGATAATGGGAAATTTGATTATTATTCTGAAAATGAAATAAGAAATGAATTGCAAAAGGCGGGGGTGAACAAAAAATCAATAGAAGCATTTTTATCAGCTAATAAAATGGCCTTAAATGCAGATATACCGTTGAAACAGAAAAAAGAGATCTTCATGAAAGCTCTTGAAGAAGATGGTAACAATTATTTGGCAATAGCAGCTTTGGGAAAAATTGCTTATGCACAGGATGACCGTTCTACAGCGATAAGTTATTATAAAAAATCAATAGAAACAAATCCAAAATTCCAAAAAGGATATGAAAATCTCATAAGAAGATACAGAGATTATGAAGATTATGAAAATTTGAAAATAACAGCAGAGCAGTTGATAAAACTTTATCCTGAAAATCCTGTAAGCTATGATGGACTGTATCATTATTTCAAATATAAAAAAGATTATAAAAAAGCAATTGAAGTTGGGAAAAAGGCAATAGAATTGTATTTAAGAGGAGAGCCAAAATACTATAATTATGAGTTTATAACTACAGATTTGATTCATAGGATAGCAAAAGATTTGGGGCAAAAACCTGAAGAAACTGAACTGACAAATGACTATGAAGGACGGAATTTTCAATTATATATTCTTGATGCTTATATTGAACAAGGTAATGACAAAGAAACTTTTGATTACTTTTTCAGTAATTATCAAAAATTTAAGGATAATATTAAATATATGGGAGATATGGATTACGAGTATAAAGAATGGATAGATGAATATATCGATTCGCTAAAGAAAATAAATGATAAGTATAAAAATAAAGATAAAAAATTTTATGAAGAAAATTTGAAAAAATTTAAGGCATTAAAATAA
- the tilS gene encoding tRNA lysidine(34) synthetase TilS — translation MEKEKIKKIKKKILEKSKKIIENNLISENDKILIAFSGGPDSVFLYYFLKFFKKKLEIEVSIVYINHNLRSDVENDLQFVKKFAAENNIDYYIESINVNKYAKEKKKSVELAARELRYEAIENIRKMINYDKIATGHNLDDNVETFIFRLLRGTSLSGLRSIPKVRENIIRPILEFEKSEILDFLKNENQDYIIDYTNNENNYTRNFIRNKIFPDFDKINPSFRKKIYMLIGEINDRDFENIKFSDQNAKILEKKEILKQNGIIRKDNIALFLKKNNIEVSREKINQIFKSFFDENDNLKTEGSTALYLGKNKILKNEYGKLEITQENFRKKEWNLKNGKINNSFEKSQILKENQSIEWYNYKIMFYKNIKNLKNHFAEDKNIDYTFFRFTDNIKNKKVIVRNRKDGDRILIKNLGHKKIKKILIDEKIAKWERDFIPIIEAEIIENKYKDQSMKEKIILAVSDIKFSKFLEKINKNDIKTLESNSEILIIGRKNGR, via the coding sequence ATGGAAAAAGAAAAAATAAAAAAAATCAAAAAAAAAATTTTGGAAAAATCAAAAAAAATAATAGAAAATAATTTAATTTCTGAAAACGACAAAATTTTAATTGCATTTTCAGGTGGACCAGATTCAGTTTTTCTGTATTATTTTCTAAAATTTTTTAAAAAAAAACTTGAAATCGAAGTTTCGATTGTATATATTAATCATAATTTACGTTCTGATGTAGAAAATGATTTACAATTTGTAAAAAAATTTGCAGCAGAAAATAATATTGATTATTACATTGAAAGCATAAATGTAAATAAATATGCAAAAGAAAAGAAAAAATCTGTTGAGCTAGCGGCAAGGGAACTTCGATATGAGGCAATTGAAAATATTAGAAAAATGATAAATTATGATAAAATTGCAACTGGACATAATTTGGATGATAATGTAGAAACTTTTATTTTTAGGCTTTTAAGAGGAACTTCATTAAGTGGATTAAGAAGTATTCCTAAGGTAAGGGAAAATATAATAAGACCAATATTGGAATTTGAGAAAAGTGAAATTTTAGATTTTTTAAAAAATGAAAATCAAGATTATATAATCGATTATACAAATAACGAAAATAATTATACAAGAAATTTCATCCGAAATAAGATTTTTCCCGATTTTGATAAAATTAATCCAAGCTTCAGAAAAAAAATTTATATGTTAATTGGAGAAATTAATGACAGAGACTTTGAAAATATTAAATTTAGTGATCAAAATGCTAAAATATTAGAAAAAAAAGAAATTTTGAAGCAAAATGGAATAATCAGAAAAGATAATATAGCTTTATTTTTAAAGAAAAATAACATCGAAGTTTCAAGAGAAAAAATTAATCAAATTTTTAAGAGTTTTTTTGATGAAAATGATAATTTAAAGACTGAAGGCTCAACGGCACTTTATTTAGGTAAAAATAAAATTTTGAAAAATGAATATGGAAAACTTGAAATTACTCAAGAAAATTTTAGAAAAAAAGAATGGAATTTAAAAAATGGAAAAATAAATAATTCATTTGAAAAGTCTCAGATTTTAAAGGAAAATCAAAGTATTGAGTGGTATAATTACAAAATAATGTTTTATAAAAATATTAAGAATTTGAAAAATCATTTTGCAGAGGATAAAAATATTGATTATACATTTTTTAGGTTCACTGATAATATAAAAAATAAAAAAGTTATTGTAAGAAATCGAAAAGATGGGGATAGGATTCTTATAAAAAATTTAGGTCATAAAAAAATCAAAAAAATTTTGATTGATGAAAAAATTGCAAAATGGGAAAGAGATTTTATTCCAATTATAGAAGCAGAAATTATAGAAAATAAATATAAAGATCAAAGTATGAAGGAAAAAATAATTTTAGCAGTTTCGGATATAAAATTTTCAAAATTTTTGGAAAAAATTAATAAAAATGATATAAAAACATTAGAAAGTAACAGTGAAATATTAATAATTGGGAGGAAAAATGGCAGATAG
- a CDS encoding phosphopentomutase, with protein sequence MKKIERITLIVLDSVGAGELPDANLFDDCGSNTLGNMAKAYGGMSLPNMGKLGLGNITEIEGTPAVKSAEGAYGRAIEVSHGKDSTTGHWEIAGVPLERPFPNYQNGFSDEVIKEFEKKTGRKVMLNKPISGTVAIDQYGEEQIKTGNWIVYGSADPVFQVAANEEIIPLEELYKACEIALEICNEKSPVARVIARPYVGKKIGEFKRTANRHDFSIDPPKESMLERLEKAGLDVVGIGKTSDLFNGKGITDNRKANQDNLDGIKKTIAALKEDTKGLIFTNLVDFDAVYGHRRNVEGYVKALIEFDNWLPEIQKNLKDDEILIITADHGNDPTYKGTDHTREYIPIMICGKNVKKNVNIGTRKTFADIAATVEEILLGTEKEGSFAKEILED encoded by the coding sequence ATGAAAAAAATAGAAAGAATTACATTAATTGTACTAGACAGTGTTGGGGCAGGGGAATTGCCTGATGCAAATTTATTTGATGACTGTGGGTCAAATACTTTAGGAAATATGGCAAAAGCTTATGGTGGAATGAGTTTACCTAATATGGGTAAATTGGGTCTTGGAAATATTACTGAGATTGAAGGAACACCTGCTGTTAAAAGTGCAGAAGGGGCATATGGAAGAGCTATTGAAGTATCACATGGAAAAGATTCCACAACTGGACACTGGGAAATTGCCGGAGTGCCATTGGAAAGACCATTTCCAAATTACCAAAATGGATTTTCAGATGAGGTTATAAAAGAATTTGAAAAAAAAACTGGAAGAAAAGTTATGTTAAATAAACCAATTTCAGGGACTGTCGCAATTGACCAATATGGAGAAGAGCAAATAAAAACTGGAAATTGGATAGTTTATGGTTCAGCAGATCCTGTATTCCAAGTTGCTGCAAATGAAGAAATTATACCATTGGAAGAACTTTACAAAGCATGTGAAATTGCACTTGAAATTTGTAACGAAAAATCACCTGTGGCAAGAGTAATTGCAAGACCTTATGTTGGTAAAAAAATAGGAGAATTTAAGAGAACTGCAAACAGACACGACTTCTCGATTGATCCGCCAAAAGAAAGTATGCTTGAAAGATTAGAAAAAGCTGGACTTGATGTAGTTGGAATTGGGAAAACAAGTGATTTATTCAACGGAAAGGGAATTACTGACAATAGAAAAGCTAACCAAGATAATTTAGATGGAATTAAGAAAACGATAGCTGCATTGAAGGAAGATACAAAAGGATTGATTTTTACTAACTTAGTTGATTTTGATGCTGTTTACGGACATAGAAGAAATGTAGAAGGATATGTAAAGGCTTTAATCGAATTTGATAACTGGCTCCCTGAAATCCAAAAAAACTTGAAAGATGATGAAATTCTGATTATCACAGCTGATCACGGAAATGATCCTACATACAAAGGAACAGACCATACGAGAGAATATATACCTATTATGATTTGTGGTAAAAATGTTAAGAAGAACGTAAATATTGGAACTAGAAAAACTTTTGCGGATATTGCGGCGACTGTTGAGGAAATTTTATTGGGAACTGAAAAAGAAGGAAGTTTTGCGAAAGAAATTTTGGAAGACTAG
- the hpf gene encoding ribosome hibernation-promoting factor, HPF/YfiA family — MKIIISGKQLKITDAIKNYTEEKISRISKYSDAITEIDVVLTVEDTKSEGPVHKADGLVFASGTKIKIEAENKDLYAAIDDLSDRLERQVRKYKERQKDHNKKGTR, encoded by the coding sequence ATGAAAATCATTATTAGCGGAAAACAACTTAAAATTACAGATGCAATTAAAAACTATACTGAAGAAAAAATAAGCAGAATTTCTAAGTATTCGGATGCTATCACAGAAATCGATGTTGTTCTGACAGTCGAAGATACAAAATCTGAAGGTCCAGTTCACAAAGCTGACGGATTAGTTTTTGCAAGTGGTACAAAAATAAAAATAGAAGCTGAAAATAAAGACTTATACGCAGCGATTGATGACTTATCTGACAGATTGGAAAGACAAGTTAGAAAATATAAAGAAAGACAAAAGGATCATAATAAAAAAGGTACTCGTTAA
- the mltG gene encoding endolytic transglycosylase MltG, whose product MKNTLKVFYVIIFLILLMLLSFFYNFFVAKKNYKDVNINVKKGTTFVQIYKDLKLRYGIIDRVYLKLNGGNVKLKVGTYKFNGKLSKYEIIRKIKKSETNGVRLTIPEGFTSKQVFARMEALELGSKEDIEKVLKEMDFPYPHPNNNFEGYFYPETYIFPENVKTKQVVETILNEFLKKFPPEKYPDKQKFYDNLKLASIVEAEVSDMADKPKVAGIFIKRLEIGMRLESDATLKYELGRQATRNELKSQNTVYNSYKVKGLPPTPIGNPPIETFRAVLNAEKTDNLFFFTHKGKTYYSKTHEEHLKKRRESGQLK is encoded by the coding sequence ATGAAAAATACGCTAAAAGTTTTTTACGTTATAATATTTTTGATATTACTTATGTTGTTATCGTTTTTTTATAATTTTTTTGTTGCAAAGAAAAATTATAAGGATGTTAATATCAATGTAAAAAAAGGAACAACTTTTGTACAAATTTACAAAGATTTAAAGTTACGATATGGAATTATAGACAGGGTATATTTAAAATTAAATGGCGGAAATGTAAAGTTGAAAGTTGGGACTTATAAATTTAATGGAAAACTTTCAAAATATGAAATTATCAGAAAAATTAAAAAAAGTGAAACCAATGGAGTTAGATTGACAATTCCAGAAGGATTTACTTCAAAGCAGGTATTTGCACGAATGGAAGCATTGGAACTGGGATCTAAGGAAGATATTGAAAAAGTATTAAAAGAGATGGATTTTCCATATCCACATCCAAATAATAACTTTGAAGGATATTTTTATCCAGAAACTTATATTTTTCCTGAAAATGTAAAAACAAAGCAAGTTGTTGAAACAATATTAAATGAATTTCTGAAAAAATTCCCACCAGAAAAATATCCTGATAAGCAGAAATTTTATGATAATTTAAAATTAGCTTCAATTGTAGAGGCAGAAGTGTCAGATATGGCAGATAAGCCAAAAGTTGCTGGAATATTTATAAAAAGACTGGAAATTGGAATGAGATTAGAATCTGATGCAACTTTAAAATATGAATTGGGAAGACAAGCTACAAGAAATGAATTAAAATCGCAAAATACAGTATATAATTCATATAAAGTAAAAGGATTACCACCAACACCAATCGGAAATCCACCAATAGAAACTTTCCGAGCAGTTTTAAATGCAGAAAAAACGGACAATTTATTTTTCTTTACACATAAAGGAAAAACTTATTATTCCAAGACACATGAGGAACATTTGAAAAAACGTCGTGAAAGTGGACAGTTAAAGTAG
- a CDS encoding DKNYY domain-containing protein encodes MKNKILKIFVIMALAVNVSYAKSNTKIDKATFQEIDATYSKDKNGVYVWENRGWKKLEGLDPVTFEIINISGSARRYLKDKNGIYSIIYSMDGDSDKLALENLPYDPQTYEVINQLYSKDKNNIYYSDRKIIGVDLPTFQRIDENIYSKDKNNIYFRGKKISGADKDTFEKIDKYNYSKDKNNIYYNDKKIEGVDKNTFELTYDFGSVVNEYYSKDKNNVYYENKKLKGIDVKTFKKINKLVDNFLIEDKNGFYIVEEDGSVAPIDSKEVDIENLSQLAIKTNLYHDKDSMYFVKNHKLVKIKDAPKVDPYNLSTYNDKYINKYDIVYYLDTDEGAFKKLEKAESHEFRAYGDTEYAKGKKNVYFKGKVLAGADYASFDMKYNHEKDVYEIKDKNKVYEKVKAD; translated from the coding sequence ATGAAAAACAAAATTTTGAAAATATTTGTAATTATGGCTTTAGCGGTAAATGTAAGTTATGCAAAAAGCAATACAAAAATAGATAAAGCAACATTTCAGGAAATAGATGCTACATATTCAAAAGATAAAAATGGAGTTTATGTTTGGGAAAATAGAGGGTGGAAAAAATTAGAAGGGCTGGATCCAGTTACTTTTGAAATTATAAATATTAGCGGAAGTGCACGTCGATATCTAAAAGATAAAAATGGAATTTACAGTATCATTTACAGTATGGATGGAGATAGTGATAAGTTGGCACTGGAAAATTTGCCATATGATCCACAGACATATGAAGTGATAAATCAGTTATATTCAAAAGATAAAAATAATATTTATTATTCAGATAGAAAAATAATCGGAGTAGATTTACCTACATTTCAAAGAATAGATGAGAACATATATTCAAAAGACAAGAATAATATTTATTTTAGAGGAAAGAAAATATCAGGCGCTGATAAAGACACTTTTGAAAAAATAGATAAATATAACTACTCAAAGGATAAAAATAATATTTATTATAATGATAAAAAAATAGAGGGAGTGGATAAAAATACATTTGAATTAACGTATGATTTTGGCTCTGTAGTAAATGAGTATTATTCAAAAGATAAAAACAATGTTTATTATGAAAACAAGAAATTGAAAGGTATAGATGTAAAAACATTTAAGAAAATAAACAAATTAGTTGACAATTTTCTTATAGAAGATAAAAATGGATTTTACATTGTTGAGGAAGATGGAAGTGTAGCTCCGATAGACAGTAAGGAAGTAGATATTGAAAATCTCTCACAGTTAGCTATCAAAACTAACTTGTATCACGATAAGGACAGCATGTATTTTGTAAAAAATCATAAACTTGTAAAAATAAAAGACGCTCCTAAGGTTGATCCATATAATTTATCGACATATAATGACAAATATATAAATAAATACGATATAGTTTATTACTTAGACACAGATGAAGGTGCATTTAAAAAACTTGAAAAAGCAGAAAGCCATGAGTTTCGTGCATATGGCGATACTGAATATGCAAAAGGAAAGAAAAATGTTTATTTTAAAGGTAAGGTTTTAGCGGGTGCTGATTATGCAAGTTTTGATATGAAATATAATCATGAAAAAGATGTATATGAAATAAAAGATAAAAATAAAGTTTATGAAAAAGTAAAAGCAGACTAG